One window of Mediterraneibacter butyricigenes genomic DNA carries:
- a CDS encoding DUF5688 family protein — MKERTERIAKIVGEKMQAEAMVVEVEKNNRTRQGVSIKSGDNARAVFYIDDMEKMSEEEVADKIVEVCSKEEMPIFDLTKIANKEFVLEHVIPCMVGRSGNEKFLQNLVHTHFLDLEIVYRVMISDDYSSSFLLRNAMLQDLHISQTELEEKAQHNLIEKDHTKVASITQILSELSGIPIEMVEEMSLPPMYVMTNQNKMFGANSILRKDLLKELSEELGKDLYIFPSSIQEIILVPEDNVTNTMDLKEIVRFGNINTVSAEEKLSDSVYHFNRVTEEIEVMA, encoded by the coding sequence ATGAAGGAAAGAACAGAAAGAATCGCAAAAATTGTAGGAGAAAAAATGCAAGCAGAAGCAATGGTAGTAGAAGTTGAAAAGAATAATAGAACGAGGCAGGGAGTAAGTATCAAGTCTGGCGATAATGCGAGAGCAGTTTTTTATATTGACGACATGGAGAAAATGAGCGAAGAGGAAGTTGCCGATAAAATCGTAGAAGTTTGTTCAAAAGAAGAAATGCCAATATTTGATCTCACCAAGATTGCAAACAAAGAGTTTGTTTTAGAACATGTAATTCCTTGCATGGTTGGAAGATCTGGAAATGAGAAATTTCTGCAAAATCTTGTTCACACTCATTTTCTGGATCTTGAAATCGTATACAGAGTTATGATTTCCGATGATTATAGCAGCTCGTTCTTGTTGAGAAATGCAATGCTGCAGGATCTTCATATCAGCCAGACGGAGTTAGAAGAGAAAGCACAGCATAATCTGATTGAAAAAGATCATACAAAGGTCGCATCAATAACACAGATACTGTCGGAGTTGTCGGGAATTCCGATAGAAATGGTGGAAGAAATGAGCTTACCACCGATGTATGTTATGACAAATCAGAACAAGATGTTTGGTGCAAACTCAATACTGAGAAAAGACCTGCTTAAAGAGCTGTCAGAAGAGCTTGGGAAAGATCTGTATATATTCCCATCAAGTATACAAGAGATTATTCTTGTCCCGGAGGATAATGTTACAAACACTATGGATCTGAAAGAGATTGTCAGATTTGGGAATATTAATACAGTTTCAGCAGAAGAAAAATTGTCAGATAGTGTATACCATTTCAACCGTGTTACAGAGGAAATAGAAGTTATGGCATAA
- a CDS encoding NADH-quinone oxidoreductase subunit NuoF — MQKLEKKEQLDELRVSSKERMDQTRCRILICAGTGCLAGGSGEIYEKMCELVKDHPEVEVEFGKEIAHEGDAKGVAVKKSGCHGFCEMGPLMRIEPMGLLYTKVKVKDCEEIFHRTIEKGEIIRHLLYKQNGMEYPTQEEIPFYKKQTRLVLKNCGHIDAEHMEEYIAIGGYKALEKVLFTMTPKEVIQVVSDSNLRGRGGGGFATGYKWQQVARQKEPVHYVVCNGDEGDPGAFMDRSIMEGDPHKMIEGMMIAAYAVGAVEGYIYVRAEYPLAISRLKLAIEQAEERGLLGDHILGTDFSFRLHINRGAGAFVCGEGSALTASIEGNRGMPRVKPPRTVEQGLFGKPTVLNNVETYANVPMILENGADWYKSIGPEKSPGTKAFALTGTVKNTGLIEVPMGTTLREVIYDIGGGMKGDGEFKAVQIGGPSGGCLITPHLDVCLDFDSLKKMGAMIGSGGLVVMDTNTCMVEVARFFMNFTQNESCGKCVPCREGTKRMLEILERIVAGKGTEEDLDLLEELAETITETALCGLGKSAALPVMSTLKLFRDEYLEHVNEKKCRAHNCTAMRKYVISPERCKGCSKCARNCPVGAISGQIKEVFHIDTEKCIKCGACESSCAFGAIHVED, encoded by the coding sequence ATGCAGAAATTAGAAAAGAAAGAACAGTTGGATGAGCTTCGGGTGTCCTCGAAAGAGAGAATGGATCAGACAAGATGCAGGATTCTGATCTGTGCAGGAACCGGCTGTCTGGCAGGAGGATCCGGTGAGATCTACGAGAAAATGTGTGAGCTGGTCAAAGATCATCCGGAAGTGGAAGTAGAATTCGGAAAAGAGATTGCCCATGAAGGGGATGCAAAAGGAGTTGCGGTCAAGAAGAGCGGGTGTCATGGATTCTGTGAGATGGGACCTCTGATGCGGATTGAGCCCATGGGGCTGCTTTATACGAAAGTAAAAGTGAAAGATTGTGAAGAGATTTTCCACAGAACCATTGAAAAAGGAGAAATCATCCGTCATCTGCTGTATAAGCAGAACGGTATGGAATATCCGACCCAGGAAGAGATTCCGTTTTATAAAAAGCAGACCAGACTGGTGCTGAAAAATTGTGGACATATTGATGCGGAACACATGGAGGAATACATCGCCATTGGGGGCTACAAGGCGCTGGAAAAGGTATTATTTACCATGACTCCGAAAGAAGTGATTCAGGTTGTCAGTGACTCCAATCTGCGCGGACGAGGCGGCGGAGGCTTTGCGACCGGATACAAATGGCAGCAGGTGGCAAGACAGAAAGAGCCGGTTCATTACGTGGTATGTAACGGAGATGAGGGCGATCCGGGAGCTTTTATGGATCGAAGCATTATGGAAGGTGATCCTCATAAGATGATTGAGGGTATGATGATCGCAGCTTATGCAGTAGGAGCGGTAGAGGGATATATTTATGTGAGAGCAGAATATCCGCTTGCAATCTCAAGACTGAAGCTGGCGATTGAGCAGGCGGAGGAGAGAGGCCTTTTAGGAGATCATATCCTTGGCACTGATTTTTCCTTCCGGTTACATATCAACCGGGGTGCCGGAGCTTTTGTCTGTGGAGAAGGAAGCGCCCTGACGGCATCCATCGAAGGAAACCGGGGAATGCCCCGTGTGAAACCGCCACGTACCGTAGAGCAGGGATTATTCGGAAAACCAACGGTACTGAATAACGTAGAAACCTATGCCAATGTACCGATGATTCTGGAAAACGGAGCCGACTGGTATAAGAGCATCGGACCGGAGAAGAGTCCGGGAACCAAGGCGTTTGCGCTGACCGGAACGGTAAAAAATACCGGCCTGATCGAGGTACCGATGGGAACGACGCTCAGGGAAGTAATCTATGATATCGGCGGCGGAATGAAAGGAGACGGTGAATTTAAGGCAGTTCAGATCGGAGGACCTTCCGGTGGATGCCTGATCACCCCGCATCTGGATGTCTGTCTTGACTTTGATTCTCTGAAGAAGATGGGAGCCATGATCGGATCCGGTGGACTGGTGGTCATGGACACCAACACCTGTATGGTAGAGGTGGCGAGATTCTTCATGAATTTTACCCAAAATGAAAGTTGTGGAAAATGTGTGCCATGTCGGGAAGGAACCAAACGGATGCTGGAGATCCTGGAGCGGATCGTAGCCGGAAAAGGAACAGAAGAGGATCTGGATCTTCTGGAAGAACTGGCAGAGACTATTACGGAGACAGCACTTTGCGGGCTTGGAAAGAGTGCAGCCCTTCCGGTAATGAGCACCTTAAAACTGTTCCGGGATGAATATCTGGAGCATGTAAATGAGAAGAAATGCCGGGCACATAACTGTACGGCAATGCGGAAATATGTGATCAGTCCGGAACGGTGTAAAGGCTGTTCCAAATGTGCAAGAAACTGTCCGGTTGGTGCGATCAGCGGACAGATCAAAGAAGTATTTCATATTGATACGGAAAAATGTATCAAATGTGGTGCCTGTGAAAGTTCCTGTGCATTCGGTGCGATTCATGTAGAAGATTAA
- a CDS encoding HD domain-containing protein: MRRVQKIWEHPLYQENYQKLQEKEADRIYCRHGIDHLLDVARIAYIHNLEESDGYSKAVIYAAALLHDIGRYEQYEWGIPHEKSGERIAREILEDLREDSGMQLFGEEEQQFILEAIANHRGQNERNCGKEYDGTPGSKILWESGKNCMEENSEEDRRIAKSRRFMELIHRSDKESRRCFDCKAEATCKWAEEKKNMEVRI; encoded by the coding sequence ATGAGGCGGGTACAGAAGATCTGGGAACATCCGCTGTATCAGGAAAATTATCAGAAGTTACAGGAAAAAGAGGCGGATCGGATTTATTGCCGACACGGGATCGATCATCTTCTGGATGTGGCACGGATCGCCTATATTCATAATCTGGAGGAATCCGACGGATATAGTAAAGCAGTGATCTATGCGGCGGCGCTTTTGCATGATATCGGAAGATATGAACAGTATGAATGGGGAATCCCTCATGAAAAATCAGGAGAGAGAATCGCAAGAGAGATTCTGGAAGATCTGAGAGAGGATTCCGGAATGCAGCTTTTCGGGGAAGAGGAGCAGCAGTTTATTCTGGAAGCGATTGCCAACCATCGGGGACAGAATGAAAGAAACTGCGGCAAAGAATATGATGGAACCCCTGGGAGCAAAATCCTCTGGGAAAGCGGGAAAAACTGTATGGAAGAAAACAGTGAAGAAGACAGAAGGATTGCGAAAAGCAGAAGGTTCATGGAATTAATCCACAGAAGCGATAAGGAATCCAGGCGTTGTTTTGACTGTAAGGCAGAAGCAACCTGTAAATGGGCAGAAGAAAAGAAAAATATGGAGGTCCGTATATGA
- a CDS encoding helix-turn-helix domain-containing transcriptional regulator: protein MNKAEYIREVLEEKGISQSSIAKKLGISRQAIFGTLSRKNPNFATVREIFNALGLEVAVKRKDGCDLDFDVNSLYKVLDEDIVGYERVESILNVMGYKLVIEEK, encoded by the coding sequence ATGAATAAAGCAGAATATATCAGGGAAGTATTGGAAGAAAAAGGAATTTCGCAATCAAGTATTGCAAAAAAACTCGGTATATCACGTCAGGCGATATTTGGTACGCTTTCCAGAAAAAATCCGAATTTTGCTACAGTCCGTGAGATATTTAATGCTCTTGGATTAGAAGTAGCAGTTAAGCGCAAAGATGGGTGTGATTTGGATTTTGATGTGAACTCACTATACAAAGTTCTGGATGAAGATATCGTAGGGTACGAAAGGGTAGAGTCTATTTTGAATGTAATGGGTTACAAATTGGTTATTGAAGAAAAATAA
- a CDS encoding LexA family protein: MAEKMKKRHKEILEFCKVFMAENGYPPSVREIGEGVGLKSTSSTCVYMKEMRELGLLVSGPEYSPRAFTLPGAKYVFDDKCDGGDKA, translated from the coding sequence ATGGCAGAGAAAATGAAAAAGCGACATAAAGAAATTCTGGAATTTTGTAAGGTGTTCATGGCGGAGAATGGATATCCGCCAAGTGTCCGTGAAATCGGGGAAGGTGTCGGGTTGAAATCCACCAGTTCGACATGTGTCTACATGAAAGAAATGAGAGAGTTGGGGCTGCTTGTATCAGGTCCGGAATATTCGCCGAGGGCATTTACACTTCCGGGAGCGAAGTATGTATTTGATGATAAATGCGATGGAGGCGATAAAGCGTGA
- a CDS encoding bifunctional folylpolyglutamate synthase/dihydrofolate synthase: MTYKEARVYLDEVSKYGSVLSLDTIRNLLAELNNPQEDLHFIHIAGTNGKGSVLAYTSTVLSEANYRVGRYVSPTVTTYLERIQVDEEMIPEATFAELVEEVKEAIVRLTEDGGAHPTVFDIETAVAFLYFQKKSCDLVVLETGLGGLHDSTNVVKNTEVAAFASISRDHMKFLGDTLEKIAREKAGIIKPGCSVVSGIQKPEVMEVLKQEAKRWNAPFSSVKKEELQSGEHSLEGQRFQYKGIDKIRLKMLGVVQPENAATACEIIYALQKRGYQISKEALEKGLSKTVWKGRFTCIAQNPVVIIDGAHNENAALRLKETLETYGEGRKVFGIMGVFRDKEYEKIAAYMGPLLEKVFTIDLPDPNRRLPAEELTEVMRPYCEAVTAYQVETALDLARKEAGPNDVILAFGSLSYLGQMIELAER, translated from the coding sequence ATGACATACAAAGAAGCAAGGGTATATTTGGACGAAGTGTCGAAATACGGAAGTGTACTTAGCTTGGATACGATACGAAATCTTCTTGCGGAACTGAACAATCCTCAGGAAGATTTGCATTTTATTCATATTGCAGGAACGAACGGGAAGGGGTCTGTGCTTGCTTACACTTCTACGGTTTTAAGCGAGGCAAATTACCGGGTGGGACGCTACGTCTCCCCGACAGTTACGACTTACCTGGAGCGGATCCAGGTAGACGAGGAAATGATCCCGGAAGCAACGTTCGCAGAGCTGGTAGAAGAAGTAAAAGAAGCCATTGTGCGTCTCACAGAAGACGGCGGAGCCCATCCGACGGTCTTTGATATCGAGACGGCGGTGGCTTTTCTGTATTTTCAGAAAAAATCCTGTGATCTGGTGGTGCTGGAGACCGGACTTGGCGGGCTTCATGATTCAACGAACGTGGTCAAAAATACGGAGGTGGCCGCTTTTGCATCGATCAGTCGGGATCATATGAAATTTTTAGGCGACACACTGGAGAAGATCGCGAGAGAGAAAGCCGGGATCATAAAACCGGGCTGTTCTGTGGTAAGCGGGATCCAGAAACCGGAAGTAATGGAAGTCTTGAAGCAGGAAGCAAAGCGATGGAACGCTCCATTTTCTTCGGTGAAAAAAGAAGAACTCCAAAGCGGAGAACATTCTCTGGAAGGACAGAGATTTCAGTATAAAGGGATTGACAAGATCAGGCTGAAGATGCTGGGGGTCGTGCAGCCGGAAAATGCAGCCACAGCCTGTGAGATCATCTATGCGCTGCAAAAAAGAGGGTATCAGATTTCAAAAGAGGCACTGGAAAAAGGGCTTTCCAAAACCGTCTGGAAGGGAAGATTTACCTGTATCGCACAGAATCCGGTGGTAATCATTGATGGTGCCCACAACGAGAATGCGGCACTGCGTTTGAAGGAGACACTGGAGACCTATGGAGAGGGCAGAAAGGTTTTCGGGATTATGGGGGTGTTTCGGGATAAAGAATACGAAAAGATTGCAGCCTATATGGGACCGCTTCTTGAAAAGGTGTTTACCATTGATCTTCCCGATCCGAACCGGAGATTACCGGCAGAGGAACTGACAGAAGTGATGCGGCCATACTGTGAGGCAGTGACGGCGTACCAGGTAGAGACAGCACTGGATCTGGCGAGAAAAGAAGCAGGACCAAACGATGTGATCCTTGCATTTGGATCACTGTCTTATCTCGGACAGATGATAGAGCTGGCAGAAAGATGA
- a CDS encoding type II toxin-antitoxin system HicB family antitoxin — protein sequence MEKNIPVYPVVLSKDEKGYFVAIPDFEVYTEGKNLGDAIFMARDAIGINALQLEDEGKELPEPFSKEIEKAEGDIVTLVDVDITEYRRKENRMVRKNCTIPYYLNEEAEKAGINFSRLLQDAIKEKLCC from the coding sequence ATGGAAAAAAATATACCGGTATATCCGGTGGTGTTGTCTAAAGATGAAAAAGGCTATTTTGTGGCAATTCCGGATTTTGAAGTGTATACTGAGGGAAAAAACCTTGGTGATGCAATCTTCATGGCGAGGGATGCCATCGGCATTAATGCATTGCAGTTAGAAGACGAGGGAAAAGAATTGCCAGAGCCGTTTTCGAAAGAAATCGAAAAAGCGGAGGGTGATATCGTAACCCTGGTCGATGTTGACATCACTGAGTATCGGAGAAAAGAAAATCGGATGGTGCGGAAAAACTGCACCATACCGTATTATTTGAACGAAGAGGCAGAAAAAGCCGGAATTAATTTTTCACGCTTATTGCAGGACGCAATAAAGGAAAAACTTTGTTGTTGA
- a CDS encoding DUF551 domain-containing protein, whose product MEKLLTLTIEKKWFDMILSGEKMEEGITLIQNEKGWRDINEELPDPGEYVLVSFENEGVTLPDIATYEVDKQGNGAFYPSDCEATYASVGVFVNAWMPLPEPYKGGLGNADCKP is encoded by the coding sequence GTGGAAAAGTTGCTGACGTTGACGATCGAAAAAAAGTGGTTTGATATGATTCTGAGCGGAGAAAAGATGGAAGAGGGAATTACACTGATTCAAAATGAAAAAGGATGGAGAGACATCAATGAAGAGCTGCCGGATCCGGGAGAATACGTGCTTGTATCGTTTGAAAATGAGGGAGTAACACTTCCGGACATTGCAACATATGAAGTGGACAAACAAGGAAACGGGGCTTTTTATCCAAGTGATTGCGAAGCAACATACGCTTCTGTGGGCGTGTTCGTTAATGCTTGGATGCCACTGCCGGAACCGTATAAAGGAGGACTGGGAAATGCTGATTGTAAGCCATAA
- the folE gene encoding GTP cyclohydrolase I FolE: MDQEKIKQGVRLILEGVGEDLNREGLVETPDRVARMYEELLAGLTMDGSEHLQKTFSVENNEMVLEKDITFYSLCEHHLLPFYGKVHIAYVPDGKVAGLSKLARTVEIFARRLQLQEQMTGQIADALMDYLKPKGVMVMVEAEHMCMTMRGIKKPGSKTVTVVKRGIFQEEKERSELFFQMLR; encoded by the coding sequence ATGGATCAGGAAAAAATAAAGCAGGGTGTGAGACTGATACTGGAAGGTGTGGGCGAAGACCTGAACCGGGAAGGTCTGGTGGAGACACCGGATCGTGTGGCAAGGATGTATGAAGAACTGCTCGCGGGTCTGACGATGGACGGTTCGGAACATCTGCAGAAAACATTTTCTGTGGAGAATAATGAGATGGTGCTGGAAAAAGATATTACCTTTTATTCTCTATGTGAGCATCATCTGCTGCCGTTTTACGGAAAAGTACATATTGCCTATGTGCCGGACGGAAAAGTGGCTGGCTTAAGCAAACTGGCAAGGACGGTGGAGATTTTTGCGAGAAGACTGCAATTGCAGGAACAGATGACCGGACAGATTGCCGATGCACTGATGGACTATCTGAAACCGAAGGGTGTTATGGTTATGGTAGAAGCAGAACATATGTGTATGACCATGCGTGGAATCAAGAAACCGGGCAGCAAGACGGTGACCGTTGTAAAACGGGGAATCTTTCAGGAGGAGAAAGAACGCAGTGAGCTGTTCTTTCAGATGCTCCGATGA
- a CDS encoding carbon-nitrogen hydrolase family protein → MRVIQLQMQVKETKDEGLKALEASLEKIRDKQPDLVCIGEMFHCPYETSSFPVYAEKEGGESWQFLSNLAKKYGIYLSAGTMPEVDDNGKVYNTAYVFDREGRQIAKHRKAYLFDVDIKGGQYFKESDTLTAGDSCTVFDTEFGKIGICICFDLRFPELSRMMVQRGAKVILVPAAFNRTTGPAHWELLFRARAVDNQCFYLGTSTARNEQADYVAWGHSLCVSPWGEILGELGAEEGILESDLDLEQVERIRSELPLLAALRTDIR, encoded by the coding sequence ATGAGAGTGATACAGTTACAGATGCAGGTAAAAGAGACGAAGGACGAAGGGCTGAAAGCCCTGGAGGCAAGTCTTGAGAAGATCCGGGACAAACAGCCGGATCTGGTCTGCATCGGGGAAATGTTTCACTGCCCTTATGAGACTTCTTCTTTTCCTGTGTATGCAGAAAAAGAAGGCGGAGAGAGCTGGCAGTTTTTAAGTAATCTGGCGAAAAAGTATGGAATATATCTCTCGGCGGGAACCATGCCGGAGGTGGACGACAATGGAAAAGTTTACAATACGGCTTACGTGTTTGACCGGGAGGGGCGGCAGATTGCAAAGCACAGGAAAGCTTATCTGTTTGATGTGGATATCAAAGGCGGCCAGTACTTTAAGGAATCAGATACCCTGACAGCGGGAGATTCCTGTACGGTGTTTGACACGGAGTTTGGGAAAATAGGAATCTGCATCTGTTTTGATCTGAGATTTCCGGAACTGTCCAGAATGATGGTACAAAGGGGTGCAAAAGTGATTCTGGTACCGGCTGCATTTAACCGAACCACAGGGCCTGCCCACTGGGAGCTGTTGTTCCGGGCGAGAGCGGTCGATAATCAGTGTTTCTATCTGGGGACTTCCACTGCGAGAAATGAGCAGGCGGATTATGTGGCCTGGGGACATTCCTTATGCGTCTCACCCTGGGGAGAAATTCTAGGAGAACTGGGAGCGGAGGAAGGAATTCTTGAATCGGATCTGGATCTGGAACAGGTGGAACGCATCCGAAGCGAACTTCCGTTATTAGCGGCGCTTCGCACGGATATCCGGTAG
- a CDS encoding complex I 24 kDa subunit family protein: MVDQTWYEKTDEIIAMHGNKPSALIPIIQDIQSEYRYLPPELLNYVAKQIGITEAKAFSVATFYENFSFEPKGKYVIKVCDGTACHVRKSIPILERLYSELGLSKNKATTDDMLFTLETVSCLGACGLAPVLTVNDKVYPAMTPDKASELIHELRG; the protein is encoded by the coding sequence ATGGTAGATCAGACATGGTATGAAAAGACGGATGAGATCATTGCGATGCATGGAAATAAGCCATCGGCACTGATTCCCATTATCCAGGATATTCAGAGTGAATATCGATACCTGCCACCGGAGCTTTTGAACTATGTGGCGAAACAGATCGGGATCACAGAGGCAAAAGCATTCAGCGTGGCAACTTTTTATGAGAACTTTTCTTTTGAACCAAAAGGAAAATATGTGATTAAGGTCTGTGACGGAACAGCCTGTCATGTACGCAAATCCATTCCGATTCTGGAGCGGCTTTACAGTGAACTGGGATTGTCGAAAAACAAAGCGACCACAGATGATATGTTGTTTACTCTGGAAACGGTATCCTGTCTGGGTGCCTGTGGTCTGGCACCGGTTCTGACGGTGAATGATAAGGTATATCCGGCGATGACGCCTGATAAAGCATCGGAACTGATTCACGAACTGAGAGGATGA
- a CDS encoding [FeFe] hydrogenase, group A gives MGYMTINNRRVTFDQEKNVLSVIRKSGIDLPTFCYHSELSTYGACRMCVVEDDRGKVFASCSEKPRDGMVIYTNTPRLQHHRKMILELLLASHNRDCTTCRKNGICTLQKLSVQLGVNYVRFENNKPQIPLDESSDCIVRDPNKCILCGDCVRTCEEHQGLGILEFAYRGSNMQVMPAFNRKIGETNCVGCGQCRVVCPTGAITIMHNISPVWKLIYDSNVRVVVQIAPAVRIAIGDKFGLPKGENALGKLVAALRRMGFDEIYDTNFGADLTVMEESKELMERLESGENLPLFTSCCPAWVKYCEDQFPDLAKHISSCRSPQQMFGALLKEEARENREDQRKTIVVSIMPCTAKKAEIKRPEHWTDGEQDVDYVLTTQEVSRMIKEAGIDLAQLEPEALDMPFGISSGAGAIFGVTGGVTEAVLRRLVNSNKVADLEAISFTGIRGVEGVKEATVTLGEREVKIAVVNGLKSAGEVMKKIQSGELYYDFVEVMACRRGCITGGGQPVPIGPRTKKARVEGLYRIDNLAQIKLSNENPIIQSLYDGMLKGKEHKLLHNNIQR, from the coding sequence ATGGGATATATGACAATCAACAATCGACGTGTAACATTTGATCAGGAGAAAAATGTCCTTTCCGTGATCCGAAAATCCGGAATCGATCTGCCAACCTTTTGCTATCATTCCGAATTATCGACTTACGGCGCATGCCGGATGTGCGTGGTAGAAGACGACCGGGGAAAAGTATTTGCATCCTGCTCGGAAAAACCGAGGGACGGTATGGTGATCTATACCAATACCCCAAGATTACAGCACCATCGGAAAATGATTCTGGAGCTCTTATTGGCATCCCACAACCGGGATTGTACGACCTGCCGGAAGAATGGAATCTGTACCTTGCAGAAACTTTCCGTCCAGTTGGGTGTGAACTATGTCCGGTTTGAAAATAACAAGCCGCAGATCCCGCTGGATGAGAGTTCAGACTGTATCGTAAGAGATCCGAATAAATGTATTCTGTGCGGAGACTGTGTGAGAACCTGTGAGGAGCATCAGGGTCTGGGCATCCTGGAATTTGCTTACCGTGGTTCCAATATGCAGGTCATGCCGGCGTTTAACCGGAAAATCGGAGAGACTAATTGCGTGGGCTGTGGACAGTGTCGGGTGGTATGTCCGACCGGAGCCATCACGATTATGCACAATATCAGTCCGGTCTGGAAGCTGATCTATGATTCGAATGTCCGGGTTGTGGTTCAGATCGCGCCGGCAGTCCGGATTGCTATCGGTGATAAGTTCGGACTGCCGAAGGGAGAAAATGCACTGGGCAAACTGGTGGCAGCGCTTCGCCGCATGGGATTTGATGAGATTTACGATACGAATTTCGGTGCGGATCTGACGGTTATGGAAGAGTCCAAAGAACTGATGGAACGTCTGGAAAGCGGAGAAAATCTGCCGTTGTTCACTTCCTGCTGCCCGGCATGGGTGAAATACTGTGAAGATCAGTTCCCGGATCTGGCGAAACACATTTCCAGTTGCAGATCTCCGCAGCAGATGTTTGGAGCACTCTTAAAAGAAGAGGCAAGAGAGAACCGGGAAGATCAGAGAAAGACCATCGTGGTTTCTATTATGCCATGTACAGCGAAAAAAGCGGAAATTAAACGGCCGGAACACTGGACAGACGGAGAACAGGATGTGGACTATGTATTGACCACACAGGAAGTGTCGCGTATGATAAAAGAAGCAGGCATTGATCTGGCACAGTTAGAGCCGGAAGCTTTGGATATGCCGTTTGGTATTTCCTCGGGAGCCGGAGCCATCTTCGGAGTAACCGGAGGCGTGACAGAGGCTGTCTTAAGACGTCTGGTGAACAGTAATAAAGTAGCAGATCTGGAAGCAATCAGTTTTACCGGTATTCGTGGAGTGGAAGGCGTAAAAGAAGCCACCGTCACACTGGGTGAACGGGAAGTGAAGATTGCAGTGGTCAATGGCCTGAAATCAGCAGGAGAAGTGATGAAAAAGATCCAGTCGGGCGAGCTGTATTATGATTTTGTGGAAGTTATGGCATGCCGGAGAGGATGTATTACAGGTGGCGGACAGCCGGTACCGATCGGCCCGCGGACAAAGAAAGCAAGAGTAGAAGGGCTTTACCGGATTGATAATCTTGCCCAGATCAAGCTTTCCAATGAAAATCCGATCATTCAGTCCCTTTATGACGGAATGTTGAAAGGAAAAGAGCATAAGCTCCTGCATAACAATATTCAGAGATAA
- a CDS encoding long-chain fatty acid--CoA ligase, giving the protein MLIVSHNKEKILWFGRAFNALEYSEQVNRKGKKETVRHTIWISDGCLEEIAEYPTKERCLQVLKEFCSSYEEACYTVEFFDESARAIRPATCKKNLVYEFPAK; this is encoded by the coding sequence ATGCTGATTGTAAGCCATAATAAAGAGAAAATCCTGTGGTTTGGACGAGCATTTAATGCTCTGGAGTATTCAGAACAGGTAAACCGCAAAGGGAAGAAGGAAACGGTCAGACATACAATTTGGATATCTGATGGCTGCCTGGAAGAAATCGCAGAGTACCCAACAAAGGAACGATGTTTGCAGGTGTTGAAAGAATTTTGCAGCAGTTACGAGGAGGCATGCTATACGGTTGAGTTCTTTGATGAATCAGCACGGGCGATAAGACCAGCAACATGCAAGAAGAATCTTGTATATGAATTTCCGGCAAAGTAG
- a CDS encoding type II toxin-antitoxin system HicA family toxin → MKRTDLVRMLERAGWWLLRHGANHDIYTNGEKTVTIPRHREINERLARAILKQTGI, encoded by the coding sequence TTGAAACGGACAGACTTGGTAAGAATGCTCGAGAGAGCCGGTTGGTGGTTGCTCCGACATGGAGCGAATCACGACATTTACACCAACGGAGAAAAAACGGTTACCATCCCGAGGCATCGGGAGATAAACGAAAGGCTTGCAAGAGCAATCTTAAAACAGACAGGGATTTAA